The following nucleotide sequence is from Dethiosulfovibrio faecalis.
CGGGCTCAACCGGCTTCTGACGGATCTGAGGCTTCCCCGCCGTCCCGATCGCCCCTGGTCCGATCTGGAGTGCCATATCGCAAGAGACAAGAAGTTCAGAAAAGGCAGCCCCAGGCTGGTTCTTCCCAGAAGCGGCGAGGTCTCCTTCGTATGGGAGGGTCCCATAGAAGAGCTGAGAAGAGCCTACGATGAGGTCTACAGATCCTAGGTCTTCTGGCAAACTTACCGCCTCCGTTGTATCATGATGACCTTGCATATGCAGTTAGTCATCGAAGGAAGTGGTTTTTATGATAGCCGATAGATACGACGCTTTTTTTCTCGACCTTGACGGGGTCGTATACGTGGGAGATCGTCAGACCGACGGTGCCGCCTCTGCTCTGGACAGGCTCCGTTCCATGGGCAAGAACGTCCGGTTTCTCACCAATAACCCCACCGACGGAAGCGATATAGTCTGCCGGTTGAAGGAGTTGGGGATAGAGGCGAAGGAGGAAGAGGTGATCACCTCCGGAACCGCCACCGCCAAAGTGCTGGCCGACAGGGGCATCGGCCCTGTGTGGGTGCTGGGCCACGGCGGACTGAGAAAGGCCATAACCGACGCGGGGCTGTCTCTGACGGAGGCTCCTCCATGCGAGGCGGTCGTGGTGGGATGGGACGACGACGTCACCTTGGGACAGATCCGACAGGCTGCTCTGGCGATCCGACAGGGGGCTCTCTTCGTCGCCACCAACGAGGACCCCACCTATCCCAGTTCGGAGGGAGTCCTCTCCGGGGTTGGGGTGGTGGTGGACGCACTCATCGCCGGAAGCGGAACCAGACCCCTCTCGGTGGGCAAGCCCTGGACCGCCATGTTCGAGCAGGCCAGGAGGACCCTGGCTCCGGGAAAACGTGCCGTCATGATCGGCGATACCCCTTACGTGGACGTCCTGGGAGCTCACAGGTCCGGTATAGACGCTATACTGATGGGGTCTGCCGAGACCTATCCCGGCAAGTTGGACTTTAGAAATCCGGATGGACGGATAGACGGATTGGGTGACCTGTTCGACGACTCGATTTCCATGGGAGCCTGGGACTCTCCCACCTATCCTTGGCCCGAGTCGGTTGAGCCGGGAGTGGCAGGGGTGGTGCTGGACGAATCGGGCAGAGTCCTTCTGATGCGCCGCTCCGATAACGGACGATGGGGCATCCCCTCGGGACACGTCGAGCCCGGCGAGACCGTGCAGACCGCCGTGGTCAGGGAGATCCGTGAGGAGACGGGGCTAGAGGTGGAGGTCGAGGAGCTGATAGGGCTCTACTCCGATCCGGTGTCGCAGGTGATTACCTATCCGGATAGTCGCATCTGCCATTTCGTGACCAGCTGTTTTCTCTGTCGAATAAGAGGTGGCTCTCTGATCACCTCCGGTCCCGAGACACTGGATGCCGGTTTCTTCGATCCCCATGCCCTGCCGGAGCCTCTGATGTCCATGCATCCCAGATGGCTGGCCGACGCTTTGGCCCCTTCCGGAAGACCTTTCGTGAGATAAAGAGTAGGAGACCTGCCGAACTACGATGTCCGTTTTCAGTCTATTAACATATCGACGGTCTACACCTCGCCAGATGGCGGGGTGTTTTTTATTCTGTTATTTGTTCTCCTAAATTTTTTTGAGTTTCATTCTTTTGCAACGTCAAGCTCGATGGTGAAGTGAAAACACCCAAGAGAGTTAAATAAATCTTGAACTGAGTGCGATTGGAACAGACTGGAAGGAAGTGGCGTGTATACACCAAGTACAGGGTCTCGAAACGCAGAAACGTTATTTCTGTAAAATAAGCTTGACAAGGTGCGTCTTTCTTTGTATTATTCACAGTAACGACATTACTGCGAATTGAGGTGTTCGGGCTTGAAGATAAAAAAACTGGCAGTTGTGCAGATGGGCTATTCATTTCGATCCCGTCTCGATGCGGTTGAGGGTGGGGGCGTCTCGGTTATACAGATGAAGGATCTTCTCGACAATCACACCGTTTGCT
It contains:
- a CDS encoding HAD-IIA family hydrolase, yielding MIADRYDAFFLDLDGVVYVGDRQTDGAASALDRLRSMGKNVRFLTNNPTDGSDIVCRLKELGIEAKEEEVITSGTATAKVLADRGIGPVWVLGHGGLRKAITDAGLSLTEAPPCEAVVVGWDDDVTLGQIRQAALAIRQGALFVATNEDPTYPSSEGVLSGVGVVVDALIAGSGTRPLSVGKPWTAMFEQARRTLAPGKRAVMIGDTPYVDVLGAHRSGIDAILMGSAETYPGKLDFRNPDGRIDGLGDLFDDSISMGAWDSPTYPWPESVEPGVAGVVLDESGRVLLMRRSDNGRWGIPSGHVEPGETVQTAVVREIREETGLEVEVEELIGLYSDPVSQVITYPDSRICHFVTSCFLCRIRGGSLITSGPETLDAGFFDPHALPEPLMSMHPRWLADALAPSGRPFVR